Proteins from a single region of Flavobacteriales bacterium:
- a CDS encoding response regulator, which produces MLVDDNEVDNFINQKMIEGSNFADHVYIHTSSRSALEFLHNLERSSDVPESMIPGVIFLDINMPIMDGLQFLDEFEKLTDEFRKNTEVIMLTSSVNPKDLEKAQFNDRVKTYLNKPLSSIHLGCI; this is translated from the coding sequence ATGTTGGTGGATGATAATGAGGTTGATAATTTCATTAATCAAAAAATGATTGAGGGTTCAAATTTTGCTGATCATGTGTATATACATACAAGTAGTAGAAGCGCCCTGGAGTTCTTACATAACCTGGAACGATCGTCTGATGTTCCTGAATCAATGATTCCTGGTGTGATATTTTTGGATATTAACATGCCTATTATGGATGGCCTTCAATTTCTCGATGAATTTGAAAAATTAACAGATGAGTTTAGAAAAAACACGGAAGTAATTATGCTAACGTCTTCTGTTAATCCGAAGGATTTAGAAAAGGCACAATTTAATGATCGTGTGAAAACGTACCTAAATAAACCGCTCTCGAGTATTCACCTCGGCTGTATTTAA